One genomic region from Nitrospirota bacterium encodes:
- a CDS encoding DsbC family protein, whose protein sequence is MKRTILIVLILGGLVSLLPATLGAFSSDHPGCNGDCKECHKLEKKDAEAIVKKLNPALSVVDVKQAIVKGLWQVDVDAGEGKRGPIFLDYSKKNLIVVQQIIPVDSIGKEAPRRKIDFSKLPLKDALVMGPKTAKKKVAVFTDPDCPYCRKLHEEIKKVLEKRKDIAFYIFLRPLPMHPEAPRKVEAILCERSLSLLDDALSGKPVPAPACSTAKVQMEKNIALADSLEFRGTPTMVREDGTVNPGFLAAEPLEAWIDGK, encoded by the coding sequence ATGAAGAGAACCATCCTTATCGTTTTGATCCTGGGGGGACTGGTGAGCCTGTTGCCCGCCACCCTGGGCGCCTTCTCATCGGATCATCCCGGCTGCAACGGCGACTGCAAGGAATGCCACAAGCTGGAGAAGAAGGATGCCGAGGCGATCGTCAAGAAGCTGAACCCGGCGCTCAGCGTGGTCGATGTCAAGCAGGCGATTGTCAAGGGGCTCTGGCAGGTTGACGTCGATGCTGGAGAAGGCAAGCGCGGCCCGATTTTTCTGGACTATTCGAAAAAGAACCTGATCGTCGTGCAGCAGATCATTCCCGTGGACAGCATCGGTAAGGAGGCGCCCCGCCGCAAGATCGACTTCTCGAAGCTGCCCTTGAAGGACGCCCTTGTCATGGGGCCGAAGACCGCGAAGAAGAAGGTGGCCGTTTTCACGGACCCCGACTGCCCCTACTGCCGGAAACTGCACGAAGAGATCAAGAAGGTGCTGGAAAAGCGGAAGGACATCGCCTTCTATATCTTTCTCCGGCCGCTGCCGATGCACCCCGAGGCTCCGCGGAAGGTCGAGGCCATTTTGTGCGAGCGCTCGCTCTCCCTGCTCGATGACGCCCTGTCCGGCAAGCCCGTGCCCGCACCCGCCTGCTCGACGGCGAAGGTGCAGATGGAGAAGAACATCGCCCTTGCCGATTCCCTCGAGTTCCGCGGCACCCCGACCATGGTCCGCGAGGACGGCACGGTGAACCCCG